The genomic region CGCGCCCGCGGCCGGACCCGGAGGACGGCGACGTCGATGGTGCGCCGCTCGTGCCCCACCACGTCGGCGTCCCACCAGGCGGGCTGCTCGGCCGCCTCGTCGGCGGCGGCGATCATGACCTCGGCGACGAGGGTGTACGCCTCGCTCCAGTCCTTGGCGAGCTCCGGGCTCCACTCCTCGTCGAAGTGCTCGAGCGTCGCCAGCAGGCTGGCCCCGGCGGCCGGGTAGTGCGCCGCCAGGGTCCCGAACTTGCGGTGGTCGCGGCCCAGCTGCTGGAGGATCGGGACCAGTGAGTCCAGGTCGTCGACGCGCGTGACGACCTCGCCCAGGGCGGTGAAGAACCGGTCGCGCTGGTGGGCCATCGAGACGGGGAACATCGCCCGCGTCTCGGGATGGCTCAGGAACAAGTGCGAATAGAAGTACAGCGGGGCCTCGTCGCCGGTGGCCGCGGCCTTCGCGAAGTTGGCCCGCATCGCGGGGATGTCCACGCGCGCCTCCTCAGGGGGTGGGCGCCCGGCCCGCCACGCGCCTCGGGGGCGCGGGGACCGGACGATGTGGGGGCTCAGGCGCTGTGGCGCCCGCTCCGCTCGGAGGCGCCGGGTGTCTCCTCCGTCGCCAGGTCGGCCTGCCAGAGGTCGGGCCCGAACACCTCGTACTGGATGTCGCGGGCCGGCACGCCACGGTCGAGAAGGGCACTGCGCACCGCCTGCATGAAGGGCAGCGGGCCGCAGAGGTAGTAGCCGGCGTCGTCGGGCAGCTTGACGTCGTCGAGGTCCATCTGCCCGCTGTGGATCTCGGCGGGCAGGGTGCTCTCCCCGCCGCGCTCGAACCAGACGTGCGCCGACGCGCCCGGCAGGTACCGGACGTCCTCGAGCACCTGGTCGCGCAGCGCGAAAGAGGCCTCGTCGGCGTCGGCGTGCAGGAGCGTGATCGGCAGGTGCGACCCGGCTGCCGCCAGGTGGGAGAGCATGCCGGCCATCGGGGTGACGCCGATGCCGGCGCTGGCGAACACGACCGGCCGGGAGTCGTCGAGGACGACGTCGCCGAACGGCAGCGACATCGTCAGCCGGTCGCCGACCTGCACGCGGTCGCAGAGGTAGTTGGAGACCTCGCCGTCGGGTGTGCCGCTCCCGTGGACCCGCTTGACCGAGAACTGGCGGTGCTCGCCGTCGTCGGCCTTCGTGAGGCTGTACTGGCGCGGCTGGCGCACGCCGTCGGGCATCGGCACCTGCACGGTCACGTACTGACCGGGCAGCGAGGTCTTCACCAGGCGGTCGTCGGTCCTGCGCATCCGGAAGGTGACGACGTCCTCGGTCTCCTGCACCTTCTCGGCGACCTCCCACTCGCGCCACACGGTCTCCGGCCGCACCCCCCGGGCGCTGTAGAGGCCCCGTTCCTGGTTGATGAGCGCGTAGGCCATCAGCCAGTAGACCTCGTCCCACGCCGCCGCCACCTCGGGCGTCACGGCATCGCCGAGCACGTCGGCGATCGCCCAGAACAGATTGTCGTGGACGACGTCGTACTGGGCCGGGGTGATGCCGAGCGAGGCGTGCTTGTGGGCGATGCGCGAGAGCAGGTGCTCGGGGAGCTGCTCGGGCACCTTCACCAGGGAGGTCGCGAAGACCGCCACCGAGCCGGCGAGGGCCATCTGCTGGGTCTTCTCCGCCTGGTTGCCGCGGTTGAAGACGCCGTCGACCAGTTCCGGATGCTCACCGAAGAGATGCGCGTAGAAGCGGGTGGCGATCTCCTCGATGTTGTCGGCGACCACCGGGAGCGTCGCCTCGATCACGGGACGGGATCGGTCAGAGAGCACGTGTCCTCCTTGCCAGTCGACTAGCCCCCCGCTGGCGCGGTCACGTTCCGCTCGTCGTCGGCTACCCGTTCATGCGGATCTGAGACGTGCGGATTCCAGCCGGGCGTGTCGCAGCCCAGGAGGACCGCTCCGGATTGGGGCAGGCTGGTCGGTGTGGATGCCAGGGGGACGGCGCCGGTCGGAGCGCTGCCGAACGTCGTGATCATCGGTGCGATGAAGTGCGGGACCACCTCCCTGCACCGCTACCTCGACCTGCATCCCGACGTCGCGATGTCCCGCCGGAAGGAGCTCAACTTCTTCGTCGGGTGCGCGGACGGGGAGCTCGACTGGGCGCGCGGGAACTGGTGGCGGGGCCCGGCCTGGTACGCCACGCAGTTCGACGCGACCGCCGCCGTCCGGGGGGAGGCCTCGCCCGGGTACACCTCGCCGTCCCATCCCGAGGTCGCCGGGCGGCTGGCGGCGCTGATCCCGGACGCCCGCCTGGTGTACGCCGTCCGCGACCCGGTGGACAGGGCGGTCTCGCAGTACTCGCACCACCGGCGGGAGGGGGCGGAGACCCGGGAGCCGGAGGAGGCCCTGCTCGATCCCGGCAGCCAGTACGTCGCCCGGGGGCGGTACCTCGAGCGGCTGAGCCCGTTCCTGTCCGCGGGCCTCGGCGACCGCGTCACCGTCGTCGCCCAGGAGCAGCTCAGGGACCGGCCCCGGCCGACGATGCGCCGGCTGTTCTCCTGCCTCGGCATCGACGACGACTACTGGTCGCCGGCGATGGAGGAGCGGCGGAACACCGCGCCGGAGCAGCCGGGAGACCTGAGCGGCAGGGTGCGGGACCGGCTCCGCGAGGCCTTCCGGGACGACGCCCAGCGGCTGCGCGACGTCACGGGGGAGGACTTCCCGGAGTGGTCGGTCTGACGGGCCGACCGGCTCTTGCCCTCAGGGGTAGGGCGGGGTGCTGTCTGCGACGACGGCGCCCCGCTCGCCCACGGGACGGTCGGGCCCCACGGTGGAGTCGCGAACGGTCTGGCGCTCGGACTCCGCGTTCACCGCGGCGCCGACGATCACCAGGAAGACGCTGATCCAGAGCCAGAACATGCTGATCGCCACGCCGGCCAGGGAACCGTACGTCGACTCGTAGTTGCCGAGGCTCTGCACGTAGGCGAACAGTCCCAGCGACGTGGCCAGCCAGAGCAGGGTCGCGATGATGGCGCCCCCGCTGATCCATCGCCAGCGTGCCCGTCTCCGATCGGGTGCGAACCGGTAGAGCACGGCCAGCACCGCTGCCATGAGGACGGCGAGCCCGATCCAGGTGAGCACCGGCTCGAGCGCGCGCACCGGGTCCGGCGCCGATTCCAGGAGCCGTGACAGCACGCCACCCGCGGCGATGGCGCCGCCGAGGACCAGGGCGCCGCCCAGCACGAACACCAGGGCCAGCCCCGTGCGACGCAGGAATCCCCGTGTCTCCGTCTCGTGGTAGGCCAGGGTCAGTGCGTCGATGAGGTACGTGGCCGCGGTGGTCGCCGTCCAGAGTGCGACCACGAGGCCGGTGAGCCCCCGGAAGGTCAGGACCTGCGTGGAGGCGGTCGTGATCGTCGTCAGCTGCTCGGCGACGAGGGGTTCGAGTTCGGCGGGCAGCACGCGCGCGACGTCGGACAGCTGATCGAGCGCCTGCTCGGGGGTGTTCACGGCGCCGTAGACCGACACCGCGGTCACCAGCACGGGCGCGATGGAGAGCAGCGCGAAGAACGAGATGCCGGCACTGAGCACCATCAGCCGGTCGTGGAGCACGTGCCGCACCACGCGACGGAGTATTCGAGCCCAGTGCCGGACGGGGATCCGGTGCGGCGATCCGGCGTCGCTCGCCGCGCGTTCCGGCCCACGGGTCGTCGGCGTGTGAGGCATGGCGCTGACTCCATCAGCCTCCGACATGGCGGGTGTGTTCCCACGTCGTCCACCCGGCAAGCAGTCCACCGCTGCTGAACGACGGCTGCCAGGCGATTGTCCCCAGACGGTGGTGTCTGGGTACCCCGCCCCGTCAGGTGAGCACGTCGCGCCGACCCCGGCGGCGAGCCCCGAACCGGCGACCGCGGCCTCGGGTG from Blastococcus colisei harbors:
- a CDS encoding YihY/virulence factor BrkB family protein; its protein translation is MSEADGVSAMPHTPTTRGPERAASDAGSPHRIPVRHWARILRRVVRHVLHDRLMVLSAGISFFALLSIAPVLVTAVSVYGAVNTPEQALDQLSDVARVLPAELEPLVAEQLTTITTASTQVLTFRGLTGLVVALWTATTAATYLIDALTLAYHETETRGFLRRTGLALVFVLGGALVLGGAIAAGGVLSRLLESAPDPVRALEPVLTWIGLAVLMAAVLAVLYRFAPDRRRARWRWISGGAIIATLLWLATSLGLFAYVQSLGNYESTYGSLAGVAISMFWLWISVFLVIVGAAVNAESERQTVRDSTVGPDRPVGERGAVVADSTPPYP
- a CDS encoding globin domain-containing protein; the encoded protein is MLSDRSRPVIEATLPVVADNIEEIATRFYAHLFGEHPELVDGVFNRGNQAEKTQQMALAGSVAVFATSLVKVPEQLPEHLLSRIAHKHASLGITPAQYDVVHDNLFWAIADVLGDAVTPEVAAAWDEVYWLMAYALINQERGLYSARGVRPETVWREWEVAEKVQETEDVVTFRMRRTDDRLVKTSLPGQYVTVQVPMPDGVRQPRQYSLTKADDGEHRQFSVKRVHGSGTPDGEVSNYLCDRVQVGDRLTMSLPFGDVVLDDSRPVVFASAGIGVTPMAGMLSHLAAAGSHLPITLLHADADEASFALRDQVLEDVRYLPGASAHVWFERGGESTLPAEIHSGQMDLDDVKLPDDAGYYLCGPLPFMQAVRSALLDRGVPARDIQYEVFGPDLWQADLATEETPGASERSGRHSA
- a CDS encoding sulfotransferase family protein gives rise to the protein MDARGTAPVGALPNVVIIGAMKCGTTSLHRYLDLHPDVAMSRRKELNFFVGCADGELDWARGNWWRGPAWYATQFDATAAVRGEASPGYTSPSHPEVAGRLAALIPDARLVYAVRDPVDRAVSQYSHHRREGAETREPEEALLDPGSQYVARGRYLERLSPFLSAGLGDRVTVVAQEQLRDRPRPTMRRLFSCLGIDDDYWSPAMEERRNTAPEQPGDLSGRVRDRLREAFRDDAQRLRDVTGEDFPEWSV